The following are encoded in a window of Kitasatospora sp. NBC_01250 genomic DNA:
- a CDS encoding DUF7158 domain-containing protein produces MTAVPVLAEPVDLIGLLDGRPLPRTELDRRLSALREGPRASALPAPGSAEDRQLTRWVAQVVLTEQLCRAEALARGLDCSATEPVRLDQRAAVELGSIAAAAYEGSAAVRAVFAAVTADVDATPAEVAAYRAVVAGSRAPVAERWQLATPDGDFEADPASLPVGLVAALRSAPAGETVTVGAWTAALTGRTAEQATEQAAAGASARAADRASDQAAEQLRDCARRIAFVRWLDRARAERLTLVPGLEHPGDPAQPDNHHRH; encoded by the coding sequence GTGACGGCCGTGCCGGTGCTGGCCGAACCGGTCGACCTGATCGGCCTGTTGGACGGACGTCCGCTGCCGCGCACCGAACTCGACCGCCGGCTTTCCGCGTTGCGCGAGGGCCCGCGTGCTTCGGCGCTGCCCGCACCCGGCAGCGCCGAGGACCGGCAACTGACCCGCTGGGTGGCCCAGGTGGTGCTCACCGAGCAGCTCTGCCGGGCCGAGGCCCTCGCGCGCGGCCTGGACTGCTCCGCCACCGAGCCGGTGCGCCTGGACCAGCGGGCCGCGGTCGAGCTGGGCTCGATCGCGGCGGCGGCCTACGAGGGCAGCGCCGCCGTCCGCGCGGTCTTCGCCGCCGTGACCGCCGACGTCGACGCCACGCCGGCCGAGGTCGCCGCCTACCGCGCCGTTGTCGCGGGCAGCCGCGCCCCGGTCGCCGAGCGCTGGCAACTCGCCACCCCTGATGGCGACTTCGAGGCCGACCCGGCGAGCCTGCCGGTCGGCCTGGTCGCCGCCCTGCGCAGCGCCCCGGCGGGGGAGACGGTCACCGTGGGAGCCTGGACGGCGGCCCTGACCGGCCGGACGGCCGAGCAGGCGACGGAGCAGGCGGCCGCTGGGGCGAGCGCCCGGGCGGCCGACCGGGCGAGTGACCAGGCGGCCGAGCAACTGCGCGACTGCGCGCGGCGGATCGCCTTCGTCCGCTGGCTCGACCGGGCCCGCGCCGAACGCCTCACTCTGGTCCCGGGGCTGGAGCACCCGGGCGACCCGGCTCAGCCGGACAACCACCACCGGCACTGA
- a CDS encoding class I SAM-dependent methyltransferase, whose protein sequence is MTSEETAQRAQYDAIARRYDRHSAVSPYNTLLERPAMLAACPPLAGRRVLEVGCAGGRLTELLLARGASVVGFDASAAMVDLARQRVGGAARLVVHDLREPLDFARDASFDVVVVSLCLHYLRDWVPALTELRRVLAPGGVVLVSTGHPMAEQRLSPSGDYHAVEEVHDEWPTEEGPPLAVHFFRRPLSASLDSARQAGLVLLDLIEPRPDPAHREAYGAAFDAVYRTPVFLLLVLGRPLD, encoded by the coding sequence ATGACATCCGAGGAGACGGCGCAGCGGGCGCAGTACGACGCGATAGCGCGGCGCTATGACCGGCACAGTGCGGTCAGCCCGTACAACACGTTGCTGGAGCGGCCGGCCATGCTGGCCGCCTGTCCGCCGCTGGCCGGCCGCAGAGTCCTCGAAGTGGGCTGCGCGGGCGGCCGGTTGACCGAACTGCTGCTGGCGCGGGGCGCCTCGGTGGTCGGCTTCGACGCCAGTGCCGCCATGGTCGACCTCGCCCGGCAGCGGGTCGGCGGCGCGGCACGCCTGGTCGTCCACGACCTGCGCGAGCCGCTCGACTTCGCGAGGGACGCCTCCTTCGACGTGGTGGTGGTCTCGCTCTGCCTGCACTATCTGCGGGACTGGGTACCGGCGTTGACCGAGCTGCGCCGGGTGCTGGCGCCGGGCGGGGTCGTGCTGGTCTCCACCGGCCACCCGATGGCCGAGCAGCGCCTGTCGCCCAGCGGCGACTACCACGCCGTGGAGGAGGTGCACGACGAGTGGCCCACCGAGGAGGGCCCGCCGCTCGCCGTCCACTTCTTCCGCCGCCCGCTGAGCGCCTCGCTGGACAGCGCGCGACAGGCGGGCCTGGTGCTGCTCGACCTGATCGAGCCGCGTCCCGACCCCGCGCACCGCGAGGCGTACGGCGCGGCCTTCGACGCCGTGTACCGGACGCCGGTCTTCCTGCTCCTGGTGCTGGGCCGGCCGCTGGACTGA
- a CDS encoding S53 family peptidase has product MRTSVTPAVRRAVLAVTAAAGLAVSGFAAIPASAAPASTAPQGVSFARSCADPLPGFLACNALRVTGGTVKAHAKGLHANARSAKADGSVSGFGPTDIQSAYNLTSAAASNGAGETVAIVDAQDDPNAESDLAAYRSQFGLPACTSAGGCFTKVDENGGTNYPSPDQGWAGEISLDLDMVSATCPNCNILLVEAASASTQDLGTAVNQAVSMGAKFVSNSYGGSETSDEASSADQYYNHPGVAITASAGDSGYGVEYPAASPYVTAVGGTSLTADSSSRGWSESVWGTSAGGEGTGSGCSAYEAKPSWQTDSDCANRTVADVSAVADPATGVAVYDTYGATGWNVYGGTSASSPIIASVYALAGNPSAAVPAADAYANTSALNDVTSGTNGDCGGSYLCTAGAGYDGPTGLGTPNGLAAFTG; this is encoded by the coding sequence TTGCGTACCTCCGTCACGCCCGCCGTCCGGCGCGCCGTCCTCGCGGTCACCGCCGCCGCCGGCCTCGCCGTCTCCGGTTTCGCCGCGATACCCGCGTCGGCCGCACCGGCGAGCACCGCTCCCCAAGGGGTGAGCTTCGCGCGGTCCTGTGCCGACCCGCTGCCCGGTTTCCTGGCCTGTAACGCGCTGCGCGTCACCGGCGGCACCGTCAAGGCGCACGCCAAGGGCCTGCACGCCAACGCCCGGTCCGCCAAGGCCGACGGCTCGGTCTCCGGCTTCGGCCCCACCGACATCCAGAGCGCGTACAACCTCACCTCGGCCGCCGCCTCCAACGGCGCGGGCGAGACGGTCGCGATCGTCGACGCCCAGGACGACCCGAACGCCGAGTCCGACCTGGCCGCCTACCGCAGCCAGTTCGGCCTGCCCGCCTGCACCTCGGCCGGCGGCTGCTTCACCAAGGTCGACGAGAACGGCGGCACCAACTACCCGTCGCCGGACCAGGGCTGGGCCGGCGAGATCTCGCTGGACCTGGACATGGTCAGCGCCACCTGCCCGAACTGCAACATCCTGCTGGTGGAGGCCGCCTCGGCCAGCACCCAGGACCTGGGCACCGCGGTGAACCAGGCGGTCTCCATGGGCGCCAAGTTCGTCTCCAACAGCTACGGCGGTTCGGAGACCTCGGACGAGGCGTCCTCGGCCGACCAGTACTACAACCACCCGGGTGTCGCCATCACCGCCTCCGCCGGTGACAGCGGCTACGGCGTCGAGTACCCGGCCGCCTCCCCGTACGTCACCGCGGTGGGCGGCACCTCGCTGACCGCGGACTCGAGCTCCCGCGGCTGGAGCGAGTCGGTCTGGGGCACCAGCGCCGGCGGCGAGGGCACCGGCTCCGGCTGCTCCGCGTACGAGGCCAAGCCGAGCTGGCAGACCGACAGCGACTGCGCCAACCGCACCGTCGCCGACGTCTCCGCGGTCGCCGACCCGGCCACCGGTGTCGCGGTCTACGACACCTACGGCGCCACCGGCTGGAACGTCTACGGCGGCACCAGCGCTTCCTCGCCGATCATCGCCTCGGTGTACGCGCTGGCCGGCAACCCGAGCGCGGCGGTCCCGGCGGCCGACGCCTACGCCAACACCTCGGCGCTGAACGACGTCACCAGCGGCACCAACGGTGACTGCGGCGGCTCGTACCTGTGCACCGCGGGCGCCGGTTACGACGGCCCCACCGGCCTCGGCACCCCGAACGGCCTGGCGGCCTTCACCGGCTGA
- a CDS encoding DoxX family protein — MAATPRPLTEQATPHVLGLFRIVTALLFACHGASSIFGILGAHGGHSLPVGQWPGWWAALIQLVGGALVLLGLGTRPAALLCSGSMAYAYFTVHQEHALWPIQNGGELSVLFCWIFLTVATVGPGSFAIDSLVRRAAAGDRVAPQARPTAKSPAKSAA; from the coding sequence ATGGCAGCCACTCCCCGCCCGCTGACCGAGCAGGCGACGCCCCACGTGTTAGGGCTGTTCCGGATCGTCACCGCCCTGCTCTTCGCCTGCCACGGCGCCTCCTCGATATTCGGCATCCTCGGCGCCCACGGCGGCCACAGCCTGCCGGTCGGGCAGTGGCCCGGCTGGTGGGCCGCGCTCATCCAACTGGTGGGCGGCGCCCTGGTCCTGCTGGGCCTGGGCACCCGGCCGGCCGCGCTGCTCTGCTCCGGCTCGATGGCCTACGCGTACTTCACGGTCCATCAGGAGCACGCGCTGTGGCCGATCCAGAACGGCGGCGAGCTCTCGGTGCTGTTCTGCTGGATCTTCCTGACCGTCGCCACGGTCGGCCCCGGCAGCTTCGCGATCGACTCGCTGGTGCGCCGCGCCGCCGCCGGTGACCGGGTCGCGCCCCAGGCCCGGCCGACCGCGAAGTCGCCCGCGAAGTCGGCTGCGTAG
- a CDS encoding GNAT family N-acetyltransferase, translating to MRPLSSLPGVPTLVDGDVLLRPPSAEQDADTVLAGTRDPIVREFLQGVVPHRDRSAAAEWLDRVPPRLWAEDRAAYFVVALGAGPAVGWAELVDFRAGTQSAEVVVWLLPEARSLRTATRALRLICRFGFEQLGLARIDAYAAADNMPSQVMGAWIGFRRAGYRPALFRSSSSHRLHDAVHATLVPEDLS from the coding sequence ATGCGACCGCTCAGTTCGCTGCCCGGCGTGCCGACCCTGGTCGACGGTGACGTCCTGCTCCGGCCGCCCAGTGCCGAGCAGGACGCCGACACCGTGCTGGCCGGCACCCGGGACCCGATCGTGCGCGAGTTTCTGCAGGGCGTCGTCCCGCACCGGGACCGGTCGGCCGCCGCCGAGTGGCTCGACCGGGTCCCGCCGCGGCTGTGGGCCGAGGACCGGGCCGCCTACTTCGTGGTGGCCCTCGGCGCGGGGCCGGCGGTGGGGTGGGCCGAACTCGTCGACTTCCGGGCCGGGACGCAGAGTGCCGAGGTCGTCGTGTGGCTGCTGCCGGAAGCCCGCAGCCTGCGCACGGCGACCAGGGCGCTGCGCCTGATCTGCCGGTTCGGCTTCGAGCAGCTGGGTCTGGCACGGATCGACGCCTATGCGGCGGCCGACAACATGCCGAGCCAGGTGATGGGCGCCTGGATCGGCTTCCGTCGCGCGGGCTACCGGCCGGCGCTGTTCCGCAGCTCGAGCAGCCACCGCCTGCACGACGCGGTGCACGCCACGCTGGTCCCCGAGGACCTGAGCTGA